In the genome of Microcoleus vaginatus PCC 9802, the window CAACAAACAGCACACCATACAAGAGGGGTGTAACCCAGCACGGAAGCTTGTGGCAGACAGAGATTGCTTCCTGACTCCGAAGGCGAAAGCAATTTTTAATTCAACACTTCATGAAAGCAAAACAATTCTTCTCGCCATTTTCAGATCTGGGTTGATAATTTTGCTTTAGGATGGGAGTCTGTCCTCGATCGGAATATAAGGAGCACCGTGAGTCCCCGTATATATTTGAGTCGGGCGGTAAATGCGGTTTGCCTCTAGCTGTTCCTTCCAGTGGGCCAACCAGCCAGCAACGCGGGCGATCGCAAAAACCGGTGTAAATAAGTCGATCGGAATTCCCATTTTTCGGTAAACCAGACCCGAATAGAAATCTACATTTGCATAAATTCCTTTGTGACCCAATTTCTCCTCAACCACTTCTTCCAACTCGACAGCAATGTCGTAATAATCGTCGTGACCGAAGTTCTCAAACAACTGTTCTGCTAACCTCTGAAGAATAGTTGCTCTCGGATCTTTCACCTTGTAAACTCGGTGACCGAAACCCATGATTTTGTCCTTATTTGCAACGCTCTTCTCGACAAAAGCCCGCACGTTTTGTACCGAACCAATTTGCTCCAACATATCAATCACTTCTTCATTAGCTCCCCCGTGCAGCGGCCCCGCCAAAGTGCCAACTGCTGAAGCAATCACTCCGTAAGGGTCTGTCAGCGTCGAAGCTGTTACCATTGCCGAAAATGTAGAGGCATTAATTGTATGTTCAGCGTGGAGAGTCAGACAAGTGTCAAAAATTCTAGCTAACAGCGGATCTGGTTCTTGCTCGTTGAGCATATAAAGAAAGTTAGCCGAGTAGTCCAAGTCATCCCTCGGTCGCACCGGGTCATTTCCCCGTCGCATTTGCTGGAACGCTGCTACCATTGTGGGAATCTTAGCTAGCAGCCGCACTACAGCTTCTCGAATGTATGCTGGGTTAGCCAGAGCTCTGCGGGAGTAAAACAAGCCCAAGGCGGCCGCTGAAGCTTGCAGGGCGTCCATGGGATGTCCTCTTTCTGGAAAGCATTTCATCATGTCCCGGATGCGATATTTGATCCGGCGGTGATAACGAATTTCATGCTCGAAAGCTTCGAGTTCTTCCTTTGTCGGAAGTACCCCCCAGATTAATAAATATGAAGTTTCGAGAAAGGAGCTTTTCAGTGCCAGTTCCTCGATGCTAATCCCGCGATATTCCAGCAACCCTTTTTGTCCATCGACGTAGCTAATGCTGGACAAGGTGGCGGGAACACCTTCTAAACCTGGTTTGAATTCGCCGACGACCATTGCGATACCGTTTTGTGTGAGTTCAATCTACTAAAAGTACATTACCAGAAACGAAGATAGTGTCACAGTGTTGACAAATAATCATTTAATTGGGGTTCAGAAACCGGGTTTTTCAACAGACAGCCCGATCGCACCGCTGCGTATTGTCGTCGCCCCTCAAACCCGGTTTCGCCGTCCCAGAATGCGGTTTTAAGAGGGCTGGCGCGTCCTGTTAATGTCGGGGCGGTTCGCTGTTTCTAGGGGAGCAAAAACTTGGGCGCAGTTAGCCAAAACATTTGGCTGCGGCCCACTGGGGAGCCTGTTTCGGGGACGATTAAGCCGATGATCCCTGCTTTCTTGAGAATCAGGGCATCTTGCGATCGAGCCCAAAGCAAATTTTCTGCCCAGTGACCTAAGTCTGGTTGGTGGCCCACTAGGGCCAAGCTGCGGCTACCTATTTCCTGCCACTGTTTGTACCACTCCAACCAGTTTCCGATGTCTCCTGAAGGTGCGAGGGTGGCGGATTCTTCTATTTTGGAACTCAAACCGACTGTTTGCAGGATTTGGGCGGTTTGCTGCGCCCGCAGTAGGGGACTGGTGAGAATCAAGTCAAACTGAATTTCGAGCTCGTACAGCCGCTGGGCGATTTTCCGGGTTTTACGCTCGCCCTCTTTAGTCAGCGGGCGTTCTGAGTCTGTATCATATTCTTCGGGTTCGGCTGCGATACCGTGACGGATCAGATATAAATGCACTGTCGCTGTCCTTTTGATAGCTGTGCGATCGAACTTATGCGTGAAGTTTGGCGCGATCGACATCTTTTGCCTATTCT includes:
- a CDS encoding citrate synthase, producing MVVGEFKPGLEGVPATLSSISYVDGQKGLLEYRGISIEELALKSSFLETSYLLIWGVLPTKEELEAFEHEIRYHRRIKYRIRDMMKCFPERGHPMDALQASAAALGLFYSRRALANPAYIREAVVRLLAKIPTMVAAFQQMRRGNDPVRPRDDLDYSANFLYMLNEQEPDPLLARIFDTCLTLHAEHTINASTFSAMVTASTLTDPYGVIASAVGTLAGPLHGGANEEVIDMLEQIGSVQNVRAFVEKSVANKDKIMGFGHRVYKVKDPRATILQRLAEQLFENFGHDDYYDIAVELEEVVEEKLGHKGIYANVDFYSGLVYRKMGIPIDLFTPVFAIARVAGWLAHWKEQLEANRIYRPTQIYTGTHGAPYIPIEDRLPS
- the sixA gene encoding phosphohistidine phosphatase SixA, which translates into the protein MHLYLIRHGIAAEPEEYDTDSERPLTKEGERKTRKIAQRLYELEIQFDLILTSPLLRAQQTAQILQTVGLSSKIEESATLAPSGDIGNWLEWYKQWQEIGSRSLALVGHQPDLGHWAENLLWARSQDALILKKAGIIGLIVPETGSPVGRSQMFWLTAPKFLLP